The window GGGTTCCCATCAATGGTTCTTGTTTCAATCAAATCAAATTCAATAATGTTATCCTTACCTAACTTCAAAACAGCCGTTTTCTTGGATACACCTTGAACAGGTTCAAACAAACTAATAACAGTCTTTTTAGGATCAGAGGCATTTTCGATTTCAAGAATTGCACCAGTGTTTGGAGtgaaaacttttttaacaGGATTCAAACCATACATCTTTCCTTGCACAATGTGATCAACAGTGAAAAAAGCGTGTCTCCAGTTCTTTTCACCACCAGCCAACAATTTGAACCATTCCGTAACAGAGGCAATTTCATCGGCCTTCAAAGTGATTTTAGCCTCTTCCTTGGCAACTGGAATTGGATCTTCACCGCCGAAATATTCAACTACAGGAACCTTGGAAGCATCTCCGTTGTAATAATcctttaacaatttttcaatgtGACCATCATGAATGCCATCCAAAATATGGTTAACAGGTTCATCGATATCATTGGTGAATTGAGCAGCAACAGGACCATGCAAAATACAAGTTCTTTGGACATCTTGGTCAACAACtgtttccaaattttcAGATTGCCACAAGGAATcttttttgaagaaaaattcaaatctCTTGTCCAAAATTGGAACAAAAGGAACAGGCTTTTGAATTGTTCTGGTACACAAAGCCAAAAAGTAATCAACATCTTGAGCATTTAAAAACTGCTTTTTGGCAGCTGGATAAGTAGAAAAGACTAAAtccaaaactttttttggCTCATCCAAAGCGGCAAATGATTGAATGACAGATAAAGTTTTGCTCTTGGTAAAACGTTCCTCAACACGACGTAAAAAGTCACCAGTCATGTTCCTCAAAGTAACATCAATCCACTTGGAAGTAGATTTAATGTACATCAACTCAACCAGTCTATTGGCAACCTCTTCATAAGTCATATCAGTAATATCACGGACCTGACCATTAACAGTAGCAAACCATGGTTTTTGGAAGTCTGAGTTCAATTTAGAAATAATGTAGTCCTTCTTAGCAGCCAATGCGTCTTCTAGCTTGTTTTTTGGCAAGGAAAATATAGTGTCATCCATTTCTTTCCAAAACATAACACCACGAGTGGCGATCTTGTGAATTGGTTCACCCATTTCAGAACGAACAGTAATTATACCACCAGCTGGTTTTTTATAAGTCTGTTCCCATTGGCTATCAGGAACACCAGGACAGGCAGCAATAGCTGATTTAGCGGCTGGAGAGGTTTTGGCCTCTTTTGCAATCATAACCCTGGAACCAAACAAGAACCCATCAAATGGCATAGGTGGGTAGTTGAAGTTGGTAGACCATTTACCAGTCAAGTATGGATAAGTATCTTCAGCAGAACCGAAACCAGAACCTGCaatcaaaataatgtttGGATATCTTCTAATCTTGGAGTACATTTGCAAGATTGGTTGATGGAAATCTTCAAAAGAATGGTGACCACCACCTCTACCACCCGTCCATTGAAGAACAATTGGGAAGTGTGGATGAGCTTTGGCAATGTTAATAACTTGAGAAATAGCATCAACAGAACCCGGTTTCAAACCCAAATGAGTTAAGCCTAAAGTTTCAATATATTCAGTAGCAACCTCTAAAGATGGAACACCGGCACCAATAGTCAAGGATTGGATTGGATAGCCTTTTTCTCTCAACTCTTTGATCAACGGAATACCCCATTGCAACATGGCTGGGTTGacataaattaaattaatgCCCAAACTGTAACCTTTCTTGATCTTGGATACAACATCATCAATGGCCTTGGTCATGCCAGCTGGGGAGAAATAACCACCACCTGCCAATTCAATGTGGTAACCAGCGTTGATTGTAGAAGCAACAAAGTCTGGAGAGACAGTAGTTGGAGTCATACCTGGAACCAACAGTGGGGCTCTACCCAATAGCTTGGAGAATTTAGTTTCAACAAACATCTTACCGGCTTTTGTCTTCACCAATGTTGGATGATACTTTGTTAACCAGTTCTCAGAGTATTTCAACCCATTGCTGGTTGTGTCAAAAATTTCTTGTTTGAAACCATAATCATCCTCCTTGTTAATGTCAAAAGCACCGGCAATAATAACTCTAACACCGGTACCATCTTTGTTACGGTGTGTCAAAACACCTAAACCAGAAGCACCACCTGGACCAAAATCTAGAATGTGAGAGCAATTCAGTTGAGTGGATTTTTCCCAATTAACTGGCAAAGTTGTGATAGAGTATGCAATACGGTTTGCAATGGATTCTTTATAGTCACGTAAATCACTGCCATTAAAAGTGTCGAAAACTGGAATCTTCAAATCGCTATTTTTATACTCAATGCCAGCATCAATTAAATcttgtttaataaaagcATTGGCTGGTTCCAACAAATGAGAATGGAAGGGAGAGGCAACTGGCAAAAACCTGTTGGTGAACTTTAACTTTCTTTCGCTATATGGAATTCTTGTTTGATCCAATCCAGTTGGAGCTTTAGCTTTTCTTAAAGCCAAGTTCAAACCGTACAAAGATTGAGGTGGACCACTGACAACCAAGTTTCTAGCACCATTAATTAATGAAATGACAATATGTTTTGCCTTTGGTAAGTGAGAATTGGTCTTATCCACAAATGTTTGAACTTCCTCTTGGGTCATGTTGGAAATAGATAACATAGGAGATGGGGTGCCTTCGCCATTTTCAATGGAATCAACAGAAACACTAGGTGGCAACCCAGTGTTTGGGTAGACTTGGTCACAACGAACACCaatgaaaaacaacaagGAAATTGTTTTCTTAATGGCATTGAAAAAGGATTCCCAAGAATCAGACTCGGCAATGGCAACAGCAGTGGCTAAACCTTGAGAATGACCTGTGGCACCCCTGTGCAAATGAGAACGTAATTCACCTGGGGTGAAGCCCAATAATCTACAAGTTAAAGCATAATGAACCAATTGAATAACACCAATTAAAGGACAAGAGACCGGGatagataataaatattctGTATTTGGTGTTAACGATGGGTTTTCCAACCATTGAAGAACATCCAAACCTTCAGTGAATGTCTTATCAGCTTCTTCAGTAGAACTGGACAAGTTTTTCAAGACCTTGGCTGCATAAGAAATAACATCAGAAACCAATGGGTTGTAGGTATTGTATAGCTCACGCAATTCTTCGAAGTAGTCATCAGTGTTACCCTGACCACCAAAAATGGCAACAATGCTGGTCTTGTCCTTATCTTGCAAAGAACTCTTGAATAGAGTGGACGCGTATTTAACAAATGGTTTACCAGAAGCAGTTCTGGCGTATAAATAGTTTTTGATTAATTCCTTAGCCTTGTCCAATGTAGTAGGATACACTATATTCTGTTCTTCTTCACCttcgttgttgttgctttCACTTGATTCATCATCTGTGCTGTCACTTAGCAATTGGGCAGCCAAGGCATGTATATCATTACCCTTCAAATAATTGGATTCAAATTCATTCAAAGAAGAATTCAAAACATTGGTAAAGGCTTCGTCACTATCGGCAAATCCAGCGACATAACCAATAAATTTACCCAATAATTCAACAGAAGAAGTAGGCTCGTCATCGCTGGCGAAGCCCTCAGTAACTTCTGGCAATTGCTTTTCAAATTGGTCTTTTAATTGAGAGGCAGCAAAGTATGAATCTGTTGCTATATATAAAACGTGTTCAATTGAACCATGTGATAAAATTAAGGGTCTTGTGGAACTCATTGTGTgtatttcttgtttttatattgatACTAATGgaagtaatattttttgttgttttttctttttatttgtttttcttttgtaatATAGTGTTGTGATAACTACtctaatttataaaatatgttgagttaaattaaaactaaagtaaattttcttttggtgggaatattaatttaaaacagttttaaaaacaaatttaaaaatataagggtaaaaatgtttttggtTGTATGGGTAATTGTTTCGTTTATTTTCTTGATCTTAAttgattgaaaaaatatgtgcaataataacaacgatagtaataatatgtaAAGGAAGTTGGgagggaaaagaaaagaaaaagaaaaataaaatatttgattaGCTGGGGGTTATCAAAGAGATtgatggtttttttttttttttttttttttttttttaattgtctTGAAGatgtacatatatatataagatattggaaaaaaaaaatagtcaAACAGAAATCTTAAATTGAACCATTAAAGGATGAGTGAGAAGAGCATCAGGTGGGAAAAGTGAAAAACGAGACTAAGAATTGCCTTTTATAAAGGATAGttgaacaaaaataataatttgtaattttaaaatacgatttaaagaagaagaaaattgaaaaaaggaaaagaaaaaaaaaattttttttttgttttttgttgtagtaggaaatatttgatagattgttcttattttttgttgataaaaagtattaaaaagttgGATTTAAAAACGATAGCTAATTCTTTTGGTCGTTCGTtagtaaataaaatggaaaagCCCTGTGCGCATTTTTGCATTGAGTTTGTGAAGAAAACAAATTCtgtctttttaattttttattttttgttgaaaaattaaaaaaaaaaaaaaaaaaaaaaacactttGGGTTTTAACCGCTTACCTCGCTCGATGGTTGTTCTGTGTAAGTCAGCGGTTAAATCACatagaaataaatagcCGAAAAAAAGCTTACTTTCTTAATTCT is drawn from Saccharomycodes ludwigii strain NBRC 1722 chromosome V, whole genome shotgun sequence and contains these coding sequences:
- the FAS1 gene encoding tetrafunctional fatty acid synthase subunit FAS1 (similar to Saccharomyces cerevisiae YKL182W | FAS1 | Fatty Acid Synthetase) → MSSTRPLILSHGSIEHVLYIATDSYFAASQLKDQFEKQLPEVTEGFASDDEPTSSVELLGKFIGYVAGFADSDEAFTNVLNSSLNEFESNYLKGNDIHALAAQLLSDSTDDESSESNNNEGEEEQNIVYPTTLDKAKELIKNYLYARTASGKPFVKYASTLFKSSLQDKDKTSIVAIFGGQGNTDDYFEELRELYNTYNPLVSDVISYAAKVLKNLSSSTEEADKTFTEGLDVLQWLENPSLTPNTEYLLSIPVSCPLIGVIQLVHYALTCRLLGFTPGELRSHLHRGATGHSQGLATAVAIAESDSWESFFNAIKKTISLLFFIGVRCDQVYPNTGLPPSVSVDSIENGEGTPSPMLSISNMTQEEVQTFVDKTNSHLPKAKHIVISLINGARNLVVSGPPQSLYGLNLALRKAKAPTGLDQTRIPYSERKLKFTNRFLPVASPFHSHLLEPANAFIKQDLIDAGIEYKNSDLKIPVFDTFNGSDLRDYKESIANRIAYSITTLPVNWEKSTQLNCSHILDFGPGGASGLGVLTHRNKDGTGVRVIIAGAFDINKEDDYGFKQEIFDTTSNGLKYSENWLTKYHPTLVKTKAGKMFVETKFSKLLGRAPLLVPGMTPTTVSPDFVASTINAGYHIELAGGGYFSPAGMTKAIDDVVSKIKKGYSLGINLIYVNPAMLQWGIPLIKELREKGYPIQSLTIGAGVPSLEVATEYIETLGLTHLGLKPGSVDAISQVINIAKAHPHFPIVLQWTGGRGGGHHSFEDFHQPILQMYSKIRRYPNIILIAGSGFGSAEDTYPYLTGKWSTNFNYPPMPFDGFLFGSRVMIAKEAKTSPAAKSAIAACPGVPDSQWEQTYKKPAGGIITVRSEMGEPIHKIATRGVMFWKEMDDTIFSLPKNKLEDALAAKKDYIISKLNSDFQKPWFATVNGQVRDITDMTYEEVANRLVELMYIKSTSKWIDVTLRNMTGDFLRRVEERFTKSKTLSVIQSFAALDEPKKVLDLVFSTYPAAKKQFLNAQDVDYFLALCTRTIQKPVPFVPILDKRFEFFFKKDSLWQSENLETVVDQDVQRTCILHGPVAAQFTNDIDEPVNHILDGIHDGHIEKLLKDYYNGDASKVPVVEYFGGEDPIPVAKEEAKITLKADEIASVTEWFKLLAGGEKNWRHAFFTVDHIVQGKMYGLNPVKKVFTPNTGAILEIENASDPKKTVISLFEPVQGVSKKTAVLKLGKDNIIEFDLIETRTIDGNPVALPLFYTYSPDDGFSPISEITEKRNQRIKEFYWKLWIDEPINLDFDVHKVIEGPKVKVNAKDILEFTHAIGNNCEDFVHRSGRKILAPMDFAIVLGWRSIIKAIFPNSVDGDLLKLVHLSNGYQMIPGAKPIQEDDVISTSAVVTSVVNEPNGKVVEVIGTLSNEGKPVMNVTSKFFYRGKYNDFQNTFAVVKEPAYQVTFKSPKDVAVLLSKEWFHLENEDVDLLNKTLSFEIKTDVTYKEQNVFNSIRSAGDVMVELPTKEIIKVGEVEYEAGESHGNPVIDYLTRNGSPFEEKVHFENEIPIAVKETQAPSTNEPYARVSGDLNPIHVSRHFASYAGLPGTITHGMYSSAAIRALVETWAADNVSSRVRAFKCDFVGMVLPNTVLTTSIKHVGMINGRKLIKVETRNTKDEVVLTGEAEVEQPYTTFVFTGQGSQEQGMGMDLYEKSEVARNVWDRADIRFKENYGFSIIDIVKNNPNELTVHFGGEKGRKIKENYASMVFETIVDGKLVSEKIFKSIKPETTSYTFKSPNGLLSATQFTQPALTLMEKAAFEDMKSKGLIPTQATYAGHSLGEFVTVSLADVMTIESLVEIVFYRGMTMQVAVPRDALGRSNYGMIAANPSRVSKTFNQDALKFVVATVNKRTTWLLEIVNYNVENQQYVCAGDLRGLDTLGNVLNFIKLQKIDIAKLQESMSLEQVEEHLNEIIDEVSKKSLAKPQPIELERGFATIPLRGISVPFHSSYLRSGVKPFRNFLNKNIVKENVKVDRLVGQYIPNLTAKPFQITKEYFEDVYELTHSEKIKEILDNWEKYEN